In Thermoleophilaceae bacterium, a single genomic region encodes these proteins:
- a CDS encoding ABC transporter substrate-binding protein, with amino-acid sequence MRKHLGSRKTRSVLSLLILAVGLSIVVSACGSSNKSSTTSGGGGGGGGSSTSSQAADVTKCGTKPGVKATGTPIKLGAIVTKQPGTDFTDGATMADAYFHCVNDNGGINGHPIQYKWYEEQTNPAQIAGFAHKLIQTDKVVGVVGGFSIIECAVDHKYWESLGIYELDAGIAPECWGTSNSAPPNMGPRYSSDGAVQGVVRAGAKKIAFDQSNVPGTGYIAAGPASVAKALNVPIQQFKDNVPIQDANSIALKLVQAAGSDGGVVLNFTPPEALKILQAAQQQNLQDRVKAWACSTPCNTDFVAKALGQQWDGKLLVNAELNVTDNNGPQTRLYRAVFDKYGSKVSGGLGSFSQMGFVMAQQTVMALESIKGGTYNIKTVNQAIKNLKGFKTDMLCKPWYYGQAPLHIPNNTDYTTTPHNGKMVIKDGCIPINAADPGIAQVRAIEKKDPSLSQPGTPVPGA; translated from the coding sequence GTGAGGAAACACCTGGGCTCGCGCAAGACCCGTTCGGTCTTGTCGCTGTTGATCCTGGCGGTCGGCCTATCGATCGTCGTTTCAGCGTGCGGGAGCAGCAACAAGAGCAGCACCACTTCCGGTGGTGGTGGCGGTGGCGGTGGAAGCTCGACGAGCTCGCAGGCCGCCGATGTGACGAAGTGCGGCACCAAGCCCGGCGTCAAGGCCACTGGCACGCCGATCAAGCTCGGCGCGATCGTGACCAAGCAGCCCGGTACGGACTTCACCGACGGGGCCACGATGGCTGACGCGTACTTCCACTGCGTCAACGACAACGGCGGCATCAACGGCCACCCGATCCAGTACAAGTGGTACGAGGAGCAGACGAACCCGGCGCAGATCGCGGGCTTCGCTCACAAGCTGATCCAGACCGACAAGGTCGTGGGCGTCGTGGGCGGCTTCAGCATCATCGAGTGCGCCGTGGACCACAAGTACTGGGAGTCGCTCGGCATCTACGAGCTCGACGCAGGCATCGCTCCCGAGTGCTGGGGCACGTCGAACAGCGCGCCTCCGAACATGGGTCCGCGCTACAGCTCGGACGGCGCAGTTCAGGGCGTCGTGCGCGCGGGCGCGAAGAAGATCGCGTTCGACCAGTCCAACGTGCCGGGCACCGGCTACATCGCAGCCGGCCCCGCGTCCGTGGCGAAGGCGCTGAACGTGCCGATCCAGCAGTTCAAGGACAACGTGCCGATCCAGGACGCCAACTCGATCGCGCTGAAGCTCGTCCAGGCGGCCGGCAGTGACGGCGGCGTGGTGCTGAACTTCACCCCGCCCGAGGCGCTGAAGATCCTTCAGGCGGCTCAGCAGCAGAACCTGCAGGATCGCGTGAAGGCGTGGGCCTGCTCCACCCCGTGCAACACCGACTTCGTCGCGAAGGCGCTGGGTCAGCAGTGGGACGGCAAGCTGCTCGTGAATGCCGAGCTGAACGTGACCGACAACAACGGTCCTCAGACGCGGCTCTACCGCGCGGTGTTCGACAAGTACGGCTCGAAGGTGTCGGGTGGACTCGGCAGCTTCAGCCAGATGGGGTTCGTCATGGCGCAGCAGACCGTGATGGCGCTCGAGTCGATCAAGGGCGGCACGTACAACATCAAGACCGTCAACCAGGCGATCAAGAACCTCAAGGGGTTCAAGACCGACATGCTGTGCAAGCCCTGGTACTACGGCCAGGCGCCGCTGCACATTCCGAACAACACCGACTACACCACCACGCCGCACAACGGCAAGATGGTGATCAAGGACGGGTGCATTCCGATCAACGCCGCGGACCCGGGCATCGCCCAGGTGCGGGCGATCGAGAAGAAGGACCCGAGCCTGTCGCAGCCCGGCACACCCGTGCCTGGTGCCTAG
- a CDS encoding branched-chain amino acid ABC transporter permease yields the protein MPSWEDFKPFIITGLALGGVYALSGVGMVVLYRATGVLNLAFGAVGAMGALIAWQLINHNGWAEGPAFAACVLFGGAVTLLYGVIFGPPLASRDPLIKATATLGLTLVLLGVMDLIWSDKARSMILPTSNHGFEVSNVFVNYTEVIAIAFALGVMAVTAVFLRFTKTGTAMRALANDREITATLGVPVRRVEAAAWLGSGLLSGAAGLLLSNLVGLDAATLTFLVISSLAATLIGRLRSITVTFIAAIVIGLVNALITPILSISQYRDMTPFVLATIALLVLSGRRGSALSGRAG from the coding sequence ATGCCTAGCTGGGAGGACTTCAAGCCGTTCATCATCACCGGGCTCGCCCTGGGCGGCGTGTACGCACTGTCCGGGGTGGGGATGGTGGTCCTCTACAGGGCAACTGGAGTGCTGAACCTGGCGTTCGGTGCCGTGGGAGCCATGGGCGCCCTCATCGCTTGGCAGCTCATCAACCACAACGGCTGGGCCGAAGGCCCGGCCTTTGCGGCTTGTGTGCTGTTCGGCGGTGCGGTCACGCTGCTGTATGGCGTGATCTTCGGGCCGCCGCTCGCCTCGCGTGACCCGCTGATCAAAGCCACGGCCACGCTCGGCTTAACCCTGGTCTTACTGGGCGTCATGGACCTGATCTGGAGCGACAAGGCTCGCTCCATGATCCTGCCGACCTCGAACCATGGCTTCGAGGTCAGCAACGTCTTCGTGAACTACACCGAGGTGATCGCAATCGCGTTCGCGCTCGGCGTGATGGCCGTCACCGCGGTGTTCCTGCGCTTCACCAAGACCGGCACCGCGATGCGGGCGCTCGCCAACGATCGCGAGATCACGGCCACGCTCGGTGTTCCGGTGCGGCGAGTGGAGGCGGCGGCCTGGCTCGGCTCCGGCCTCCTCTCCGGGGCGGCGGGCCTCTTGCTCTCGAATCTTGTTGGCCTCGACGCGGCCACCCTCACCTTCCTCGTGATCTCATCGCTCGCCGCGACGTTGATCGGGCGCCTGCGCTCGATTACAGTCACGTTCATCGCGGCCATCGTCATCGGCCTCGTGAACGCACTGATCACGCCGATTCTGTCCATCTCCCAGTACCGCGACATGACCCCGTTCGTGCTCGCGACCATCGCCCTGCTCGTCCTCTCCGGTCGGCGCGGCAGCGCTCTCTCGGGGAGGGCGGGTTGA
- a CDS encoding ATP-binding cassette domain-containing protein, translating to MIAVKDLTVRFGGVTPLDHVSVEFGDGTNGLIGPNGAGKTTFFNVLSGFVRPTHGSVTAFDDNLLSMAHYRRARWGVRRTFQTEQAIEELTIFDNVLMVLEHSSSDGAASREEDVLNTIRFVGLQASPYAKVGTLGAAERRLVEIARAVVGKPRIVLLDEPAAGLPDEETERMGKVIQKIPEQTGATVILVDHDMSLVSACCSKTAVLDFGKLIASGDTSEVLRSESVKQAYLGADAETAAA from the coding sequence ATGATCGCGGTGAAGGACCTCACGGTCCGCTTTGGCGGGGTCACGCCGCTCGACCATGTGAGCGTCGAGTTCGGCGACGGCACCAACGGCCTGATCGGGCCGAACGGCGCCGGCAAGACCACCTTCTTCAACGTCCTTAGCGGCTTCGTCCGCCCCACCCACGGCAGCGTCACCGCCTTCGACGACAACCTGCTGTCGATGGCTCACTACCGGCGCGCCCGCTGGGGCGTGAGGCGCACGTTCCAAACCGAGCAGGCCATCGAGGAGCTCACGATCTTCGACAACGTGCTCATGGTGCTCGAGCACTCGTCCAGTGACGGTGCCGCCTCACGGGAGGAAGACGTGCTGAACACGATCCGCTTCGTGGGCCTCCAGGCGAGCCCCTACGCGAAGGTGGGCACGCTGGGCGCGGCAGAGCGCCGCCTTGTGGAGATCGCCCGCGCGGTGGTGGGCAAGCCGCGCATCGTGCTGCTCGACGAGCCGGCCGCAGGGCTTCCCGATGAGGAGACCGAGCGGATGGGCAAGGTCATCCAGAAGATTCCCGAGCAGACGGGCGCCACGGTGATTCTGGTGGACCACGACATGAGCCTCGTGTCCGCCTGCTGCTCGAAGACCGCGGTGCTCGACTTCGGCAAGCTCATCGCGTCCGGCGACACGTCGGAGGTGCTGCGGAGCGAAAGCGTGAAGCAGGCCTATCTCGGCGCCGACGCGGAGACGGCGGCAGCATGA
- a CDS encoding BTAD domain-containing putative transcriptional regulator — protein sequence MTSTRVQLCGRFVVDVEGRRLEGAFPGRQGRLLFAYLALNRDRPVPRSELVEALWSSELPRDPSDALAAVLSKLRAAVGNHHIEGRSEITLVLPPDAHVDVERAIASAHEAESACSLGDWHRAWGASLCTQTIGRRTLLGDYEAAWIDAWRRTLDDARLRALECYGRACLELGGTELAAAERAAREVIRLAPLRESAYGLLMESLEASGNVAEALLVYEELRQKLREELGIAPTELAQAEYRRLLGAPARG from the coding sequence ATGACGTCCACAAGGGTTCAGCTCTGCGGCCGGTTCGTAGTGGACGTCGAAGGCCGGCGCCTCGAAGGAGCCTTCCCGGGGCGCCAGGGACGCCTGCTGTTCGCCTACCTCGCGCTGAATCGCGACAGGCCGGTGCCCCGCAGCGAGCTGGTGGAGGCGCTGTGGTCGAGCGAGCTTCCACGCGATCCCTCCGACGCTCTCGCCGCGGTGCTGTCGAAGCTGCGGGCGGCGGTGGGCAACCACCACATCGAAGGCCGGTCGGAGATCACGCTCGTCCTTCCGCCGGACGCGCATGTGGACGTTGAGCGCGCGATTGCGAGTGCCCACGAGGCGGAGTCGGCATGCTCTCTCGGCGACTGGCACCGCGCCTGGGGGGCATCGCTGTGCACACAGACGATCGGGCGCCGCACCCTTCTTGGTGATTACGAGGCTGCATGGATCGACGCCTGGCGGCGCACGCTCGACGATGCCCGCCTGCGCGCCCTCGAGTGCTACGGGCGAGCCTGCCTCGAGCTGGGCGGCACCGAGCTGGCCGCCGCCGAGCGGGCGGCGCGCGAGGTGATTCGGCTTGCACCGCTCCGCGAGAGCGCCTACGGGCTCTTGATGGAGTCGCTCGAAGCCTCCGGAAACGTGGCGGAGGCGCTGCTCGTGTACGAGGAGCTGCGCCAGAAGCTCCGCGAGGAACTGGGCATTGCGCCAACGGAGCTCGCCCAGGCGGAATACCGGCGCCTGCTCGGCGCCCCCGCGCGCGGCTGA
- a CDS encoding VOC family protein has product MLGHIEHFLVLSDDMDGTRDFYERVLGLSVGDRPPLPFPGYWLYLGDVPAVHVADRAAYEAHAETAGTGSSASAASTGAVDHIAFSATGYDELKARLDENGVGAVENEIPGVMRQLFLRDPNGVRLELNVRDSRS; this is encoded by the coding sequence TTGCTCGGCCACATCGAGCACTTCCTCGTCCTGAGCGACGACATGGACGGCACGCGTGATTTCTACGAGCGCGTGCTCGGGCTGAGCGTGGGCGACCGCCCGCCTCTCCCCTTCCCCGGCTACTGGCTCTACCTCGGCGACGTGCCGGCGGTGCACGTGGCCGACCGCGCGGCGTACGAGGCGCACGCGGAGACGGCGGGCACGGGCTCCTCAGCCAGCGCCGCCAGCACCGGCGCCGTGGACCACATCGCCTTCAGCGCCACCGGCTACGACGAGCTGAAGGCGCGGCTTGACGAGAACGGCGTGGGCGCCGTGGAGAACGAGATCCCCGGCGTAATGCGTCAGCTCTTCCTGCGTGATCCCAACGGGGTTCGACTCGAGCTGAACGTGCGGGACTCACGAAGCTAG
- a CDS encoding ABC transporter ATP-binding protein, protein MSEAENTQTTATATADSSDATTDSVLRLEDVVVERGGRAVVRGVSIDVTPGEVTALLGPNGAGKSSLVLAVGGVLRPAKGSITLDGDNLTGRRPERIRHAGVAVVPEGRRLLPLLTVRENLGVACYSLSREEAKTGIKTALELFPELNKRLDVAGRLLSGGEQQMLVLAQALVSQPKFIFIDELSLGLAPVVVQRLLPTLREVAERGVGVLLIEQFATVALGVANRAYIMEGGRIQYSGLASELKNDPSLLHSAYLLRGSVEGNGGSAAQSAPAAG, encoded by the coding sequence ATGAGCGAAGCGGAAAACACGCAGACCACCGCCACGGCCACCGCCGACAGCTCGGACGCGACCACGGATTCCGTGCTGCGCCTCGAGGACGTGGTGGTTGAGCGCGGCGGGCGAGCTGTGGTGCGTGGCGTGTCGATCGACGTGACGCCCGGCGAGGTCACGGCGCTGCTCGGACCGAACGGCGCCGGCAAGTCGAGCCTCGTGCTCGCGGTGGGCGGCGTGCTCCGTCCCGCGAAGGGCTCGATAACGCTTGACGGCGACAACCTCACAGGGCGGCGGCCCGAGCGCATCCGGCACGCGGGCGTGGCGGTGGTGCCCGAGGGACGCCGGCTGCTGCCGCTTCTCACCGTGCGCGAGAACCTCGGCGTGGCCTGCTACTCGCTCTCGCGCGAGGAAGCGAAGACCGGCATCAAGACCGCGCTCGAGCTCTTCCCCGAGCTCAACAAGCGCCTTGACGTGGCGGGCCGCCTGCTGTCCGGCGGCGAGCAGCAGATGCTCGTGCTCGCACAGGCGCTGGTGTCGCAGCCGAAGTTCATCTTCATCGACGAGCTGTCGCTCGGCCTCGCGCCGGTAGTCGTACAGCGCCTGCTGCCCACTCTGCGCGAGGTGGCAGAGCGGGGAGTGGGCGTGCTGCTGATCGAGCAGTTCGCCACCGTGGCCCTCGGCGTCGCCAACCGCGCGTACATCATGGAGGGCGGCCGGATCCAGTACTCGGGACTCGCCAGCGAGCTGAAGAACGACCCGAGCCTCCTCCACTCCGCTTATCTCCTGCGCGGCAGTGTGGAAGGCAACGGCGGCTCGGCCGCGCAGTCCGCCCCCGCCGCCGGCTGA
- a CDS encoding branched-chain amino acid ABC transporter permease has translation MSAAGATTTSGARRMRMPRLDAGDRVRAVIISVLLLFVVIVFPQLLSGYWVTVFTSVAIYAVVALGLGILMGRTGLVSLGQIALLALAAWVGARLFFATGLPFPIVLLGTGLITMVLGTLVGLPALRLSGLYLALITLMLAGAITVVLRATNFPNGGSGFLGHTETDRGAADVRRPLLAHGDTAYLRYTIIVAAVLFLIALIHVRAKPGRAWAAIRQSESAALAAGVNVTLYKMWAFALASFLTGVAGALLAADSGQLFITTFPTSDSIVLLAVVLMGGIYSLWGAVVAGLLMQFLPALLNNWGVSADWLTIIFGIGVMQVLLTAPQGLVYQFPRDMAKLGRLIMGLVGRGRQPARERAG, from the coding sequence GTGAGCGCCGCCGGAGCGACCACCACGAGCGGCGCCCGCCGTATGCGGATGCCGCGCCTCGACGCCGGCGACCGGGTGCGGGCGGTGATCATCAGCGTCCTCCTGCTGTTCGTGGTGATCGTGTTCCCGCAGCTCCTGAGCGGCTACTGGGTCACCGTCTTCACGTCGGTCGCGATCTACGCGGTGGTGGCGCTCGGCCTCGGCATCCTCATGGGTCGCACGGGCCTCGTCTCGCTCGGCCAGATCGCGCTCCTTGCGCTCGCGGCCTGGGTGGGCGCGCGCCTGTTCTTTGCCACGGGCCTGCCCTTCCCGATCGTGCTGCTCGGCACCGGCCTGATCACGATGGTGCTCGGCACCTTGGTCGGCCTACCCGCATTGCGCCTCAGCGGGCTCTATCTCGCCCTGATCACCCTGATGCTCGCGGGCGCCATCACGGTCGTCCTCAGGGCCACGAACTTCCCGAACGGCGGCAGCGGCTTCCTCGGTCATACCGAGACCGATCGCGGAGCCGCCGACGTCCGCCGGCCGCTGCTCGCTCACGGCGACACCGCGTATCTGCGCTACACGATCATCGTCGCGGCGGTCCTCTTCCTGATCGCTCTCATACACGTGCGCGCGAAGCCGGGACGGGCCTGGGCCGCGATCCGGCAGAGCGAATCGGCCGCGCTCGCGGCCGGGGTGAACGTCACGCTGTACAAGATGTGGGCCTTCGCGCTCGCGTCGTTCCTCACCGGCGTGGCGGGTGCGCTCCTCGCGGCGGACTCCGGGCAGCTATTCATCACCACGTTCCCCACCAGCGACTCGATCGTGCTGCTCGCCGTGGTGCTGATGGGCGGGATCTACAGCCTGTGGGGCGCCGTGGTGGCCGGCTTATTGATGCAGTTCCTGCCGGCGCTGCTCAACAACTGGGGCGTGTCCGCGGACTGGCTCACCATCATCTTCGGCATCGGCGTGATGCAGGTGCTGCTTACGGCGCCTCAGGGACTGGTGTATCAGTTCCCGCGCGACATGGCCAAGCTCGGGCGGTTGATCATGGGCTTGGTCGGGCGCGGTCGCCAACCGGCGCGGGAGCGGGCGGGATGA
- a CDS encoding GMC family oxidoreductase N-terminal domain-containing protein — MPDRSVYDYVIVGAGSAGCVLAGRLSEDPDVSVALLEAGGPDTADEIRTPAAFPAVFKSNLDWDLLGEQEPGLGNRRLYLPRGRVVGGSSSINAMIYIRGNRADYDEWAAMGFDGWGYDDVLPYFKRAEDNERGEDAYHGTGGPLSVSDSRSMHPLVDTMIEAAQQAGHEHNPDFNGARQEGVGRFQLTQRDGLRWSCADAYVHPARQRSNLDVISNAMATRVLFEGDRAVGVEIARDGQLIQLRAEREVILSAGSYQSPVLLMLSGIGPAADLAPLGIEMREDLQVGHNLQDHCMAQVNYLTDEPSLYLAVNPENIALLATEGRGPLSSNIPEAGAFFRTRPGLDAPDIEFHFAPSMFFDEGLTAPSDHGYCFGPVVIKPTSRGRVMLRAPLPDSKPRVLCNFLTTEEDRQAMMAGVRMALEIAKQPALKAVEREPFSVPASDSDEDVMDFIMRASQTVYHPTSSCAMGQVVDAELRVYGVENLRVVDASVMPTITRGNTNAPTIMIAERAADLIRGGAADQVGGRPSEVGGV; from the coding sequence GTGCCTGACCGTTCGGTGTACGACTACGTGATCGTGGGCGCCGGCTCGGCCGGCTGCGTGCTCGCGGGGCGGCTGAGCGAGGACCCCGACGTGAGCGTCGCGCTGCTCGAGGCCGGCGGTCCGGACACCGCGGACGAGATCCGCACGCCGGCGGCCTTCCCCGCCGTGTTCAAGTCGAACCTCGACTGGGATCTGCTCGGCGAGCAGGAGCCCGGGCTCGGCAACCGCAGGCTCTACCTGCCGCGCGGCCGCGTGGTCGGCGGCTCGAGCTCGATCAACGCGATGATCTACATCCGCGGCAATCGCGCCGATTACGACGAATGGGCGGCCATGGGTTTCGACGGCTGGGGCTACGACGACGTCCTGCCGTACTTCAAGCGCGCCGAGGACAACGAGCGCGGCGAGGACGCCTACCACGGCACCGGCGGGCCCCTGAGCGTGAGCGACAGCCGTTCGATGCATCCGCTCGTGGACACGATGATCGAGGCCGCGCAGCAGGCCGGCCACGAGCACAACCCTGACTTCAACGGGGCTCGCCAGGAGGGTGTGGGCCGCTTCCAGCTCACGCAGCGCGACGGGCTGCGATGGTCCTGCGCGGACGCGTACGTGCATCCCGCGCGGCAGCGTTCCAACCTCGACGTGATCTCGAACGCGATGGCCACGCGCGTCCTGTTCGAGGGCGATCGCGCGGTGGGCGTGGAGATCGCGCGCGACGGCCAGCTCATCCAGTTGCGGGCCGAGCGCGAGGTGATCCTCTCCGCCGGCAGCTACCAGTCACCGGTGCTGCTCATGCTGTCAGGCATCGGCCCGGCCGCGGACCTCGCGCCGCTCGGTATCGAGATGCGAGAGGACCTGCAGGTGGGCCACAACCTGCAGGACCACTGCATGGCGCAGGTGAACTACCTCACCGACGAGCCAAGCCTGTACCTCGCGGTGAACCCCGAGAACATCGCGCTGCTCGCCACCGAGGGGCGTGGGCCGCTCAGTTCGAACATCCCCGAAGCGGGCGCGTTCTTCCGCACCAGGCCGGGTCTCGACGCGCCGGACATCGAGTTTCACTTCGCGCCCTCGATGTTCTTCGACGAGGGCCTCACAGCGCCGTCGGATCACGGCTACTGCTTCGGACCCGTGGTGATCAAGCCCACGAGCCGCGGCCGCGTGATGCTGCGCGCGCCCCTCCCCGATTCGAAGCCGCGCGTGCTGTGCAACTTCCTCACCACCGAGGAGGATCGCCAAGCGATGATGGCCGGCGTGAGGATGGCGCTCGAGATCGCGAAGCAGCCGGCGCTCAAGGCGGTGGAGCGCGAGCCATTCAGCGTGCCGGCGTCGGACTCCGACGAGGACGTGATGGACTTCATCATGCGCGCCTCGCAAACCGTCTATCACCCCACCTCGAGCTGCGCCATGGGCCAGGTGGTGGACGCCGAGCTGCGGGTGTACGGCGTGGAGAACCTGCGCGTGGTGGACGCGTCTGTGATGCCGACGATCACGCGCGGCAATACCAATGCGCCGACGATCATGATCGCGGAGCGGGCCGCGGACCTGATCCGCGGTGGCGCCGCGGACCAGGTCGGAGGTCGTCCGTCGGAGGTCGGAGGCGTTTAG
- a CDS encoding DUF1059 domain-containing protein, whose product MSHQIRCECGYVARANSDDEVVSLIREHMRTDHPQLLESISDDQIREWIEVVG is encoded by the coding sequence ATGTCACATCAGATCAGGTGCGAGTGTGGCTACGTCGCGCGCGCGAACAGCGACGACGAAGTTGTGTCTTTGATCCGCGAGCACATGCGGACCGACCATCCACAGCTGCTCGAGAGCATCAGCGACGACCAGATCCGCGAGTGGATCGAGGTCGTCGGCTAG
- a CDS encoding alcohol dehydrogenase catalytic domain-containing protein, whose protein sequence is MQPVRAAVTKAVGAMELVDVPEPHEPGPGEVMVGSMAVGICGSDYHFFAGHLTEEAGGGEKAFPKIQGHEVAGVVVAVGEGCSPELEPGRHVALHPLSACGECYPCSVGRPNTCDNFQLIGIHVDGGLQERLMMPADHVFPINEDDLGVAAMAEPISIGVRAVRRGRIGADDRVVVLGGGPIGQSVCLLARERGAEVLVVDPQESRLGLSREMGAEGLQWSTRDEVVSFAREWAGGEGVPVAVDATGVPQAVRAAVDMAASAGRVVQVGMSGEEVALRVGSFTEKELDMLGVCCCGGGEFAEAVAAVERNSDTVRRLISHEFELERAPEAIDFAMSNPSEVMKVVIRGA, encoded by the coding sequence ATGCAACCCGTGCGCGCGGCGGTGACCAAGGCGGTCGGGGCGATGGAGCTGGTGGACGTCCCGGAGCCGCACGAGCCGGGGCCCGGCGAGGTGATGGTGGGATCGATGGCCGTGGGCATCTGCGGCTCGGATTACCACTTCTTCGCGGGTCATCTCACCGAGGAGGCCGGCGGCGGCGAGAAGGCCTTCCCGAAGATCCAGGGCCACGAGGTGGCCGGGGTGGTGGTGGCGGTTGGCGAGGGCTGCAGCCCCGAGCTCGAGCCGGGGCGGCACGTCGCGCTCCATCCGCTGAGCGCCTGCGGCGAGTGCTATCCGTGCAGCGTCGGCAGGCCGAACACGTGTGACAACTTCCAGCTCATCGGCATCCATGTGGACGGCGGCCTGCAGGAGCGCCTGATGATGCCCGCGGACCACGTGTTCCCGATCAACGAGGATGACCTTGGAGTGGCTGCCATGGCCGAGCCGATTTCGATCGGCGTGCGCGCGGTGAGGCGCGGGCGGATCGGCGCGGACGATCGTGTGGTGGTTCTGGGCGGCGGCCCGATCGGCCAGTCGGTGTGCCTGCTCGCCCGCGAGCGCGGCGCGGAGGTGCTGGTGGTGGACCCGCAGGAGAGCCGCCTCGGGCTGAGCCGCGAGATGGGCGCTGAGGGACTGCAGTGGTCCACGCGCGATGAGGTGGTGTCGTTCGCTCGCGAGTGGGCCGGCGGCGAGGGCGTGCCCGTGGCGGTGGACGCGACCGGCGTGCCGCAGGCCGTACGAGCGGCCGTGGACATGGCGGCCTCCGCCGGCCGGGTGGTGCAGGTGGGCATGTCCGGAGAGGAGGTGGCGCTGCGCGTGGGCAGCTTCACCGAGAAGGAGCTCGACATGCTGGGCGTGTGCTGCTGCGGTGGCGGCGAGTTCGCCGAGGCGGTGGCCGCGGTCGAGCGCAACTCGGACACGGTGCGACGGCTGATCAGCCACGAGTTCGAGCTGGAGCGTGCGCCGGAGGCGATCGACTTCGCGATGAGCAATCCCTCCGAGGTGATGAAGGTGGTGATACGTGGTGCCTGA
- a CDS encoding FAD-binding oxidoreductase, protein MSITESSLPAAAVEQLRETLRGELIEPASPGYDGARVLYNAMIDRRPALIARCMDVADVVACVQLARREGIDLAIRGGGHNGGGLGSVDGGLVIDLSLMRGVRVDPEARTATVAGGTTLGEVDHATHAFGLAVPAGIISTTGVGGLTLGGGLGYLTRKCGLSIDNLLEADVVLADGSLVHASESEHEDLFWALRGGGGNFGVVTSFTFQTRPVSMVVGGPMLWSLDQTPEVLSFYDEFIGQAPDDVGGFFAFLTVPPGPPFPEELHLKKMCGVVWCHTGNEAEARDALQPVRDALPPVLDGVGAMPLPALQSAFDALYPPGDQWYWRADFVKTIPRAAIDAHLEHARQLPTMKSGMHLYPIDGAAGRVPADATAWSYRDARYAQVIVGVDPDPANAGALRDWAVGYWDALHPYSAGGAYSNFMMEEGEERVRASYGTNYDRLAKVKAEYDPANLFHVNQNIKPAT, encoded by the coding sequence ATGTCCATCACAGAATCGTCCCTGCCCGCCGCCGCGGTGGAGCAGCTCCGCGAGACGCTGCGGGGCGAGCTGATCGAGCCCGCCAGCCCCGGCTATGACGGCGCGCGTGTGCTCTACAACGCCATGATCGACAGGCGGCCGGCGCTGATCGCGCGCTGCATGGACGTGGCCGACGTGGTGGCGTGCGTCCAGCTCGCCCGCCGAGAGGGCATCGACCTGGCCATCCGTGGCGGTGGGCACAACGGCGGCGGCCTTGGAAGCGTGGATGGCGGCCTCGTGATCGACCTCTCGCTCATGCGCGGCGTGCGGGTGGACCCCGAGGCGCGCACCGCCACCGTCGCGGGCGGCACCACGCTCGGCGAAGTGGACCACGCAACCCATGCGTTCGGGCTTGCCGTTCCAGCGGGGATCATCTCCACCACCGGCGTGGGCGGTCTCACGCTCGGCGGCGGCCTCGGCTATCTAACCCGCAAGTGCGGCCTGTCGATCGACAACCTGCTCGAGGCAGACGTGGTGCTCGCTGACGGCAGTCTGGTTCACGCCAGTGAGAGTGAGCACGAGGACCTTTTCTGGGCGTTGCGCGGCGGCGGCGGCAACTTCGGGGTGGTCACCTCCTTCACGTTCCAGACCCGCCCCGTGTCGATGGTCGTGGGCGGGCCGATGCTGTGGTCGCTCGACCAGACGCCGGAGGTGCTCTCGTTCTATGACGAGTTCATCGGCCAGGCACCCGACGACGTCGGCGGCTTCTTCGCGTTCCTCACGGTTCCGCCGGGTCCTCCGTTCCCGGAGGAGCTCCACCTGAAGAAGATGTGCGGCGTGGTGTGGTGCCACACCGGCAACGAGGCCGAAGCCCGGGATGCACTCCAGCCGGTGCGCGACGCACTGCCGCCGGTTCTCGACGGCGTGGGCGCGATGCCACTGCCCGCGCTGCAGTCCGCTTTCGACGCGCTCTACCCGCCGGGCGACCAGTGGTACTGGCGGGCGGACTTCGTGAAGACGATCCCGCGTGCGGCCATCGACGCTCACCTCGAGCACGCCCGCCAGCTGCCCACGATGAAGTCGGGGATGCATCTCTACCCGATCGACGGTGCCGCCGGCCGGGTGCCCGCGGACGCTACGGCGTGGAGCTACCGCGATGCGCGCTACGCGCAGGTGATCGTGGGCGTGGATCCGGACCCGGCGAACGCCGGCGCGCTGAGGGATTGGGCGGTGGGCTACTGGGACGCCCTGCACCCCTACTCAGCCGGGGGCGCGTATTCCAACTTCATGATGGAGGAGGGTGAGGAGCGCGTCCGCGCCAGCTATGGCACGAACTACGACCGACTGGCGAAGGTGAAGGCGGAGTACGACCCCGCCAACCTGTTCCACGTGAACCAGAACATCAAGCCGGCAACCTGA